ATAATACCTCTACCAATATAGACCCCGATATTGCATCGGGGCAAACTTGGGTAAACGGCCCCGATTCTCCTAATTATACTGGACAGCGACGCCAGTCATTCAAATACTGGTGGGTAGGTCAAATGATTAACCAAGACAGAAATATTCTAGAGAAGATGACCTTGTTCTGGCACAATCATTTTGCTATAGAGATAAGTAATATAGGGTCACCCATTTGGGCTTATCAAAATAATTTATTGCTTAGGCAAAGTGCTTTGGGTAATTTTAAAACCCTTACCAAAGCTGTAAGCATCGACCCAGCCATGCTCAAATATCTGAACGGTTACCTTAATACCCATAAAGCCCCTGATGAAAACTACGCTCGTGAGTTGCAAGAACTTTTCACTTTAGGCAAAGGACCGAACTCGCAATATACCGAGGATGATGTGAAAGCTGCTGCCAAAGTGCTTACAGGTTGGAGGATAAACAACAGCACCTTCTCCTCTTATTTCGACCCTAACAAGCATGATACTGGCAACAAGCAATTTTCTGCATTTTATAACAATACTGTTATTACAGGGCAGGCAGGTGCAAATGGAGCTAATGAAGTTGAGGATTTGCTCACTATGATTTTTAACCAAACAGAAGTATCCTTATTCATTTGCCGTAAACTATATCGTTGGTTTGTGTATTACGATATAGATGCCACCACCGAGGCCAATGTGATAGCACCTATGGCTCAAATATTCCGTCAGAACAATTATGATATCAAACCTGTATTGACAGCTTTGTTCAAAAGCGAGCACTTTTTTGATGCAGCTAACGTAGGTTGCCTCATCAAAAGTCCATTGGATTTTTGCGTGGGACTATGTCGGGTGTTCAATATTATATTTCCCGATGCCAGCCAATACGCTACGCAATATTATATGTGGGGGCAAATATGGGGAGCATCTTATATACAGCAACAAGACCCGGGAGACCCTCCGAATGTGGCAGGATGGCCAGCATATTATCAAGTGCCCAGTTACCACGAGTTGTGGATTAACAGCGACACCCTGCCAAAGCGTAATCAAATAAGCGACTTAATGGTGAATTCTGGCATCAAGAAAAATGGCTTCACTTTAATTATCGACTGTTTAGAAGCGGCCAAAACAATGAGCGACCCTTCTAACCCAAATACACTAATAGACGACTTGTGCAAATACTTGCATATCCTTACCCTGTCAAGCACCAATAAATCAGCCATTAAAGTAAGCACCTTGTTATCTGGCCAATCGACAGATAGTTATTGGACAAGTGCATGGAATGCATTTATAAGTGACCCTACCAACAAAACCAATAAAGACACCGTGAACTTGCGGCTCATCCCGCTATACAAATACTTGATGGATCTTTCGGAGTTCCAACTTTCTTAGTCAAAACCTTAAATATAGTACAAACCCTTTAAAATAATTATCCAATATGAATCGCAGGGATTTTATAAAGAATACAGCGGCTGTATCCATATTGCCGTCGTTAATAGATGGTCAAACAGTACAGGCTTATTCCAATACAAATTTGCTTAGCAGACTTGCGGCATCATTTGTAGACACCGACCATGTGCTCGTTATAGTGCAACTTAATGGTGGTAACGATGGGCTAAATACACTTATTCCTTTGGATCAGTATAGTAATTTAGCCAATGCCCGCAGCAATATCCTTATTGACAGCAAAAAGGTGTTGGCACTTACTGGAACTTCCGCAACTGGTCTACACCCAGCGATGGTAGGGATGAGGGATTTATATAATAATGGCAAACTCGGAATTGTGCAAGCCGCTGGTTATCCTAATCAAAACTATTCCCACTTCCGTTCATCCGATATATGGGCAACAGCCTCCGATGCAAACCAATCGCTAACTAGTGGCTGGGCGGGAAGGTATCTCAATGAAGAATTCCCCAATTTCCCAAATGGCTATCCCAATAGCAATATGCCCGACCCAGTGGCCATACAAATAGGTTCGCTAGTTTCAATAGGTTTGCAAGGGCTTACCAATAGTATGGCGATGGCCATTACCGATCCCGCCAATTTCTATAACATGATTAATGGCACCACCGACCCTACGCCCACTACCCATGCAGGAACTGAACTTGCTTACATAAGGGGAGTGGCGGCCAAAACCCAACAGTACGGATCAGTTATAAAAGCTGCTGCGGGCAAAGCCACGAATAAATCATCACTTTGGCCAACCACGGGTCAAAACAAATTGGCCGACCAAATGAAAATAGTATCGCAACTGATAGCAGGTGGATTAAAAACTCGCATATACTGGGTTAGCTTGGGCGGTTTCGATACGCACTCCAATCAGGTGGACCAAAGCGGCACCGACACGGGAGACCACGCAAATTTGCTGGCCAAATTAAGTGAGGCCATTACCGCCTTTATGGATGACTGCAAATTGCTAAACACTGCCGACCGCGTTTTGGGGATGACTTATAGTGAATTTGGTCGACGAATAGTTTCTAATGCGAGCTTGGGCACTGACCACGGAGCAGCCGCACCCCTTTTCCTATTTGGCAACAAAGTAAAAAGTGGCATACTTGGCAGCAATCCCACCATACCAAGCAATGCTGCAGCAAACGACAATATCGCCATGCAACACGATTTCAGAACGGTGTACACTTCAATCCTCAAAGACTGGTTCTGCCTGAATGATACCGATACAGACACAGTGATGTTGCAGAAATTCAACACCTTAAACCTTATCAATAACAATTGCAACAATAACCCTATTGCCCAAGACATTCAACGAAACTCAGGCAATACGCTTATCCGCAACTATCCCAATCCTTTCAATCTCTCTACCACCATTGAGTTTGTAAGTGCCGGAGGCAATGTATTGATAGAGCTGATAAATGCGGAAGGCAAATTAATTAAAACCATCACTGACCAAAACTATGCTGCGGGACAACATACAATTGAGTTATCACGCAATGGCATATCAACTGGATTGTATTATCTAAAAATGCAAAACAGTTTGATTTCGCAAACTAGAAGTATGATTATTACTGATTAATATTGGCATTAATGTAGGCCAAATTATTTGTCCAAAGGGCATTCAAATAGTCAGTTATTTGTTTTGCTTTTTAAAATCGGCTCTGTTTTTTTATGTAAGAAATCTTTTATTGAAGTGAGTTGAAATGTAAGGTTGATTTACCTGATTCGGCAGATTTTCGTTGTTGCTTAAGGTATTAGAAGCGATGCGTCTTTTAAAATGTCTTTTCTTTGTTTTGCGATTTATTTTAAATAGGGCTTAAAAACTTATGTAATTTATTTCATTAAATTTGTTGTTTTGGCACAACTTTGAATAACTTAACTTTGCAACGTAAAATTAATGAGGGCATTCACACTTATATTGGTATTATTCATTTTGGGATCTTTTGTTTCGCCAGAAACAAACCCCCAAACTTCTATTAAGGATGATGAAGATTTTTGTACCGTATTCTTCAGGATTATTAAAGCTGGTGTGGAACAAAACTTCGACAATATAAAAGGCAAGTCATTGGGAACGGTTCGCAAAGGCAATAACTTTATTCAAAAATGGGAATCGATAGAAAATCTCCCTGGGCAAAGTAATGCTCAAATAACCAAAAGCTTTGCTACCAGTTTCACCAGTACCATTTTGGAGGCCGACCAAATAACAGATAGCATGAAAACGATCTACGAAAAATGGGGTTTCGAAATTAAAGATTGCCTATCACCTAGTTGGCTCATAAGAGAGTCTGCAGTGGAGGGGCTGTACAAAAAAATATCCATTGGCCGCAGAGACCCCACCGAAATGCTGAAATTCCCAAATATCATATTGGAAATTGAAAACTTGAACGGCAAATATGTGCTTTACTTTAAAGTGATAAAGTAACGTAGGGTAAAATAATGACGCCCTTCACAAGTAATTATTTACAAATCATTAACATTGGCTCAAACAAAGTAAATTAATATTTATGTTTGTGGCATAGTTGATATGTCTAAAGAAAAAATAGAACCGAAAGTATTTTCAAATCGTTGCGATAGTCTGAATTCAGAAATTGATTCCTTGCAGAAGGAACTTGTCGAATTAGATAGCCTGCAACCTGGATACCATGAGACCTTGTTTAAAATCAGAAGCACTGTGGATGGTTTGAAGGTAGAACTTGAAAATTTGATAGCCCAAAGTCGTAATATTTCAAAAAAGGATCACCAAACCCGCGTTTATCTGTGGGGAACAATCAATAATTACAGTGATGTGTTAAGCAAGTTCGAGCAGGCGAGAGACTATCCGCACACTTTTGCCAGACCCGTTGACGAAGTTCCAAAAGAAGCATCAGAAGGTAAGAAAGAACGCAAATCGAATAAGCCTTCTTAAAACATTCGAAAAACCCCTTTATGAGGAAAGTCCATACAGTTCAGTAATTTTTTACGTGCTTCTCCACCTTTCCCTAGGTTCGACAATTTAAACGAATCGAAACTAAATACCAGAGCCAACTCGTGCGAACCATAAGTTCCACCACCCAATCCAGTGGCATTCAAATCATAACTGTAACTTATTTGGTAGCTATTGGCTTCACCCCATCCGCCCACTAAACCTAAAGTGATAATAAAGGAATTGGTATTTTTTCCTTGTTGAAATTTGGGTGAGTTGTGAAAGTTCAAACCTACAAATCCTGGATATTTATAAAAGTAAATTCCTGCATCAAATGCTTGAAAAGCCGCTTGCTTTTCAAATCTAAAATGAGGAAAAATAAAAGTAGGGGTTGGGCTACGCCCGTCTTTAATGGGTAGCATGCCGCCCCCAGTTACAGAGTATTTAATAGGAATGGTGCGTGTGGTTCCCACAAAGGTCTCAACAGGTCTTGTTAGATGTTGTATAGCACCGCCCCATCCAAAATAATAATCGGCAGAGGTGGTTCTAAGCCTGTGATTAAAAGTAAATCCAGCCCCGATATCCATATAAGTAATGGAAGCAGCAGGCGGGGGTGTAGCAGAAGACTGGAATATTTTTCCAAAAACTGGGTCAAACTCGTCACTAAATTCAAACTTACTCCAATCAATGTTTTTGTTCACCAAAGCTGGCTCCACCCCAAAACTAAATTCAGTATTGGATCGGTCCAATCTTCCAATCAAGTTTCTATATGAATACACAAAACCTATTTTATTGGTTTTTAGAAAGCCCTCTCCCCTCACATCGTTCATCAAGTTCAATCCCACCCCTCCAGAAATTCCGGGTGCACGAACATCTAACCCGAGGCCAAAAGAGTAAAAGGGTCCTGGCACTCCAGGCCATAACTGTCGGTGATTTATGGCTAATCGCATACCATTATTTGCTCCTGCATAAGCAGGATTAAGGTACAATCGGTTGGCAAATACCTGCGAAAATTCGGGATCCTGAGCCTTGAGGTTTTGAAATACAAAACTTAGGAAAAGGATAAATGTAATTTTACAACTCACAAGCTTCAAATTTAAAACCTATAACTTAAGGTAAAATTACTGCTAGGCACAAATTCTGTAGTTTGAGCAGAGGTTGTATTGGCCGAGTTTACATTTTGTTCGATGATAGGTTGCGGCTGAGAGTTGTACTCGTAATATTGATAAGTATAACTACCATATTTATTTTTTGTTGTAGCACGTATATAACGTATCGATGATTCTATGGTAAAAAAGAGACTTTGTTTCAACTTAAAACTCACGCCAAAAGCAAAAGCAATTCCTGAAATACGTGTGGATGTTTTATTGCTATGATGCGATTTATTGATTTTAATATAATTAATATTGGTATCATTTGTTTGCGACCAAGTTCCTATAGAGGTTCCAAGTTTATTGTTCAACCAATCTACGCCGATAAACGCATTACTCCTTTTGTTCTGCACAATATTATATTGAAATCCCACCGCGGTATTATAACGCTTGTCGTATCCAGCATCAGATATATAGGTATAGGTTACATTTCCTGACGGAGTAACCGTTTTTGACTCTCCATTGCTGGCTTGGTTAATCGAAAATCGAGTTTTAATCGCAACATTTTTAAAATAATAACGGTAGGTAAAATTATAATCAGGTTTCGCGGTAGGAACTCCGCCAAACCACCCTTGAGCATCTGGTTTAAGCACGTATACAGCTATGGGATACATATCTATTCCTACTTCGTGATGTTTTATTTTTGTTGAATCTTTGGTCTGCGATTTTGCATTGAAGCCAATTAGGCAAAATAAAACAGTAAATATTGTGACTCTTCTCATAGTTATAAATATGTTTAGAAAGTTCAAAAATACAGAATCTAATTAGAAACCTAAATATTTTTTTTTGATACAAATATTTTAAAGAATAGTTTTCCTTAGTGTGCTGCAAAATTAAGGGTTTGGCTATGTATGTTATTAAAAAATAAGCAGTTTTTTGGTAATATAAAACTTCTTTGTCACATTTGCCACACAACTAATTTAACTAAAACATGAATTATACACATCATTTTATCCATCTTAACTATTTAGCTATTGCTGTTGGTGCAGCGGCTTATTTTTTATTGGGAGCAGTATGGTACTCGCCTGTTTTGTTTGCAAAACCATGGGCTAAAATTACAGTCATGAGCATGGATGACTCTAACAATCGTAAGGGCATGGCCACAGTGATGATAGCATCATTTCTTTGCCTCTTTGTTTTAGCAATTGGTATGGCTTTTTCGTCTCACGCACTACATCTGCAAAATTGGGCTTCAGGTCTTCGTTTTGGTATGCTCACAGGTGTCTGTTTTGGATTAACTGTGATGAGCGTGAGTTTTGTTTATGAAATTGACGGCGGCTATCACCTTATTGGGAACATCATCGTAGGCATCATCGTAACCGTTTGGAAATAAAGTAAAAGTATTTAGATTTTTTTTAAATTACATTTTATTGACATTGGGTTTTCCATTGCCTTCTTGCCCATTATCTTTGCACCCGAAAAAAAAAGACTTTGTTTGTTAAGTTCCTAATGGCCAATAACAATAACCATTTATACTTTTCATCGCAGTTTTAATTAAAAGTATTAATCATCAGAATGAAAATATCCTTTAGGTTGCTTTTAGTGCTCTCGGCGTTTGCCCTAGCACCAGTTTTCACAACAGCACAAAACGTAGAAGAGGGCAAAAAACTCTTCGAGGCCAATTGCCAATCATGCCATGCCGTTCACTCAGAAGTGGTAGGCCCTGCTTTAAAAGACATTGATAAACGTCGTGACGAGGCTTGGCTTATCAAATGGGTAAAGAACTCCCAGGCAGTTATTAAAAGTGGAGATGCTTATGCTGTGGCTCTTGCTAATAAATACAACAATTCGGTAATGACTAGTTTCGGCTCGTTAAAAGATGCGGAGATTAAGTCGATACTTTCTTTTATCAAAACGGCTCCCGCTCCTATAGTTGAAGGTGGGCCTAAAGATGGTGAAGCTAAAAATGGTGAATCAAAAGCAGATAGCGGTGGCGGAGGGATGAATAATGCCACTATGTTGATGATATTATTGGGGCTTGCATTTGTATTGGGGCTTACTTCCATATTATTGGGTCGAGTTGCAGCTAGTCTAAAAGGCACCTTATATACCAACCAACCTGAACTTGCTCCAGAAGATGATCCAGGTTTTTGGGATGGCACATTTTGGCCTTGGGTTTCACGTTGGAATAAAACGGTAGCGACCATTGCATTTATGATGTGCTTTGTATTTTTATACTGCTATTGGGGTTTTGGTTATGCCAATAATGAAATAGGTGTTCAAAAGGGATATGCTCCTGCACAACCTATTGCCTACTCGCACAAATTACATGCTGGCCAATACAAAATCCAGTGTCAATATTGTCACTCTACGGTTGAGAAGAGTAAGCAAGCTTCCATTCCCTCGCCTAGCACCTGTATGAATTGCCACGTTGCTGTGCAGGCTAAAGAAAAATATGCAGGTAAAATATCTCCCGAAATTATGAAGATATATAATGCAGTTGGATATAATCCTGAAACTAAAAAATATGATGGCCCACAAAAACCGATTAAATGGGTGCGAATTCACAATCTGCCAGACTTTGCATACTTCAATCACTCACAGCACGTAAAAGTTGGAAAAATTGCCTGTCAAAAATGCCACGGAGATATACAAAACATGACAGTAGTTTATCAAAAGAATACTTTGCAAATGGGATGGTGTATTGAATGTCATCGTGATTCGAAAGTGGATATGGCTAGTAACAAATACTACGAAAAAATTCACGCCAAGTATAAAGCCCTTGGCAAAAAAGAGGTTTCAGTTGCCGAAAATGGAGGACTCGATTGCTCAAAATGTCATTATTAATATTAATTCAAAACATTTAGTTTTTTCAAAATACATTCAATGGAAAACCAAAAACAATACTGGAGGGGACTTGAAGAACTCAAAACGAGTCCTGAATTTGTTGCCAACAGCAAAAATGAATTCATGGAGGGGTTGCCCTTAGATGAGGTTCTCAATGAGAATTCTTCTACTTTTGGACTTGCTTCAAACCGCCGTGATTTCCTCAAATTTTTCGGATTTAGTATAGGTGCAGTTGCTTTGGCAGCTTGTAACAAAGCACCTGTAAAAAATGCAATTCCTTATGTCGTAAAACCTGAGAACATTACACCAGGTGTACCTCTTTATTATGCTTCTACTTGTGGTGCTTGTGCTGCTGGTTGCGGCATAATGGTAAAAACACGCGAAGGTCGTCCTATTAAAGTAGATGGCAACGATAATACTTTTAACAAAGGAGCACTTTGTGCACAAGGTCAAGCAAGTGTGCTTACCTTATATGATAATGACCGTATAAAAAGTCCATTAATTGGAACACAATCTTTGGATTGGAAAAAAATAGATGCAGATGTAAACGCACAACTTAAAGCTATTGACGGTTCAAAAATTCGTGTGGTGA
This DNA window, taken from Bacteroidota bacterium, encodes the following:
- a CDS encoding DUF1501 domain-containing protein; translated protein: MNRRDFIKNTAAVSILPSLIDGQTVQAYSNTNLLSRLAASFVDTDHVLVIVQLNGGNDGLNTLIPLDQYSNLANARSNILIDSKKVLALTGTSATGLHPAMVGMRDLYNNGKLGIVQAAGYPNQNYSHFRSSDIWATASDANQSLTSGWAGRYLNEEFPNFPNGYPNSNMPDPVAIQIGSLVSIGLQGLTNSMAMAITDPANFYNMINGTTDPTPTTHAGTELAYIRGVAAKTQQYGSVIKAAAGKATNKSSLWPTTGQNKLADQMKIVSQLIAGGLKTRIYWVSLGGFDTHSNQVDQSGTDTGDHANLLAKLSEAITAFMDDCKLLNTADRVLGMTYSEFGRRIVSNASLGTDHGAAAPLFLFGNKVKSGILGSNPTIPSNAAANDNIAMQHDFRTVYTSILKDWFCLNDTDTDTVMLQKFNTLNLINNNCNNNPIAQDIQRNSGNTLIRNYPNPFNLSTTIEFVSAGGNVLIELINAEGKLIKTITDQNYAAGQHTIELSRNGISTGLYYLKMQNSLISQTRSMIITD
- a CDS encoding PorP/SprF family type IX secretion system membrane protein; the protein is MSCKITFILFLSFVFQNLKAQDPEFSQVFANRLYLNPAYAGANNGMRLAINHRQLWPGVPGPFYSFGLGLDVRAPGISGGVGLNLMNDVRGEGFLKTNKIGFVYSYRNLIGRLDRSNTEFSFGVEPALVNKNIDWSKFEFSDEFDPVFGKIFQSSATPPPAASITYMDIGAGFTFNHRLRTTSADYYFGWGGAIQHLTRPVETFVGTTRTIPIKYSVTGGGMLPIKDGRSPTPTFIFPHFRFEKQAAFQAFDAGIYFYKYPGFVGLNFHNSPKFQQGKNTNSFIITLGLVGGWGEANSYQISYSYDLNATGLGGGTYGSHELALVFSFDSFKLSNLGKGGEARKKLLNCMDFPHKGVFRMF
- a CDS encoding DUF1800 domain-containing protein, encoding NTSTNIDPDIASGQTWVNGPDSPNYTGQRRQSFKYWWVGQMINQDRNILEKMTLFWHNHFAIEISNIGSPIWAYQNNLLLRQSALGNFKTLTKAVSIDPAMLKYLNGYLNTHKAPDENYARELQELFTLGKGPNSQYTEDDVKAAAKVLTGWRINNSTFSSYFDPNKHDTGNKQFSAFYNNTVITGQAGANGANEVEDLLTMIFNQTEVSLFICRKLYRWFVYYDIDATTEANVIAPMAQIFRQNNYDIKPVLTALFKSEHFFDAANVGCLIKSPLDFCVGLCRVFNIIFPDASQYATQYYMWGQIWGASYIQQQDPGDPPNVAGWPAYYQVPSYHELWINSDTLPKRNQISDLMVNSGIKKNGFTLIIDCLEAAKTMSDPSNPNTLIDDLCKYLHILTLSSTNKSAIKVSTLLSGQSTDSYWTSAWNAFISDPTNKTNKDTVNLRLIPLYKYLMDLSEFQLS
- a CDS encoding cytochrome c3 family protein, with the translated sequence MKISFRLLLVLSAFALAPVFTTAQNVEEGKKLFEANCQSCHAVHSEVVGPALKDIDKRRDEAWLIKWVKNSQAVIKSGDAYAVALANKYNNSVMTSFGSLKDAEIKSILSFIKTAPAPIVEGGPKDGEAKNGESKADSGGGGMNNATMLMILLGLAFVLGLTSILLGRVAASLKGTLYTNQPELAPEDDPGFWDGTFWPWVSRWNKTVATIAFMMCFVFLYCYWGFGYANNEIGVQKGYAPAQPIAYSHKLHAGQYKIQCQYCHSTVEKSKQASIPSPSTCMNCHVAVQAKEKYAGKISPEIMKIYNAVGYNPETKKYDGPQKPIKWVRIHNLPDFAYFNHSQHVKVGKIACQKCHGDIQNMTVVYQKNTLQMGWCIECHRDSKVDMASNKYYEKIHAKYKALGKKEVSVAENGGLDCSKCHY
- a CDS encoding DUF1761 domain-containing protein produces the protein MNYTHHFIHLNYLAIAVGAAAYFLLGAVWYSPVLFAKPWAKITVMSMDDSNNRKGMATVMIASFLCLFVLAIGMAFSSHALHLQNWASGLRFGMLTGVCFGLTVMSVSFVYEIDGGYHLIGNIIVGIIVTVWK